A portion of the Pseudomonas synxantha BG33R genome contains these proteins:
- a CDS encoding DUF637 domain-containing protein, producing MDVRQFAFLARQPSAALKRRDAFFGLPKRGLALILANALFWQPLLAQAEGIVVSAPGTTVGAAGNGVPVVNIATPNGAGLSHNQFKDYNVGPNGVILNNGNGAMVNTQLGGIIVGNPNLKGGAANVILNEVNGGSPSQLRGYTEVAGQSAKVIVANPYGVTCSGCGFINTPNVTLTTGKPVLDASGQLQRYEVDGGAVTIDGQGLNASNVERFDIITRSAKINAQINARELNVIAGRNDVDAQSLKTTARADDGSAKPELAIDSSALGGMYAGAIKLVGTEAGVGVKLDGTLAASGGDIQLDANGRLSMAQTVATGNVNVTAQNIDLTDKVYANGNVQVTSAQALVNRKSIAAGQRIEINAASVNNPGIIEAGVAADNSRNTTGDLVVNAQTVTTSGNLLASRALAITAAQALTNQGAIIQAKTVEVSSAKLTNQGASARLFGEQSLAINSPAIVNLGGLIRFGEGQAATLNSASLDNRQGRIEMAGGSLVLTSAELNNSGGQVIANDLTVNAGSLNNQNGVLVAKTATVTASNLDNSLKGLIQADGGALNLAVSNTFNNNQGFAQASTDLNVTAGTLSSNAGGVLSADTGKLTLTAAQQLNNAQGRLQAGQGDIELHAANLDNQSGTIVGKQLLLDVAGGDIDNRAGRVLGDHLDVRASGLDNRNAGLLAGGAQGVSLLLKGPGQLLNAQGRIQSEGLLQLQGERFDNSAGILLGQTVDVTAQTFNNSNKGALVSDGGDVVLKVSDLLTNVGGQIDAGERSVLVKQLTTLNNDGGTLRGKRLDIAAQHLNNDNGQLLAGAEGLSYSGQDVSNRKGLILSGGALTELNTTRLDNQGGTVQGDSLSVTANSVDNASGGLMASLVGNLQLTVEVLANRGGKLFGKEQVTVSGATLDNSAGGQVSGNQINLTSRDTLTNQGGLVEANQGLTLTGGNLDNSANGQLRALGGASSRVNLSGALNNQNGTLEFGSQAFSLDAASFNNQNGMLQHAGTGLFHLNTASLSGSEGNIQGMGSADWAFGNVDGLGRVQLNDVLTYKSDQGLALKAGDRMASAKGLILNVVSLDNGGELLSDGDISITTGDITNSGRVSALQTLTVAANNLSQNGGRLAATNARLTLGGTLDNLGFLTARQQLDIAAAQINNRGTLGAQGAVNLTAVNGITNAADTLLFSGGDMTLRSNGFSNSYGDVYSKGNLSFAARDGGRAVLFSNRSGTVESEGSIGINAGFIENAKDEFELGQTLTTGSLSWICGQHCGESDNWERGEITIYETYLEAATKDSVAARLVAGKNMLLQGDNVQNRYSLMAANGDLSITAGDLLNQGAATRTGQRKLVIGTPGHVSDDLFERMQYVDVPAFNAATAAGNFDKARFEELKSRSPNSLPFAYASDVTTWTNNSGPGYDATLQAGGTVNLNVARTLQNGTLHNNTLAQLTGTLGDDQTGIPVGGININLSKHANDPSAQAPGSVLPVVGVAPGGGFVPVDYTGTAFAPVDPTSSPTFQLPKGEYGLFVKNADPTSHYLIETNPEFTSASGFFSSDYMLGKLGFNADNAWRRLGDGQYETRLIRDAVLAQTGQRFLAGGLYSDADQFRYLMDNGLASKDALRLSLGVALTDQQVGALTHDIVWMENRVIDGQTVLVPVLYLAQADSRNVRGNSLIQGRDLNLVTGGNLINVGTLRASNNLSAISSGSIYTGGLVEAGNNLNLLAQDSIRNAMAGEIRGKQVSLTALKGDITNETTAIQVRDGAGMRTLTDTSAGTIVARENLAIDAGRDLTNRGALTAGNDANLTAGRDLNLIAASDTSVKHETRDGGEKSSITTDVKNLAASVTAGGNLNMQAGQDVNIIGSNATAGKDLTIAAGRDLNVASVSDMHNVEGKEKDGKKRIKTSDDQTTQVASVLTAGGDFVSQAGRDTTIVASRISAGNEAYLYSGDKLSLLAAQNSTYSLYDMKEKGGWGAKKTKRDEVTHVTNVGTEIKTGGDLSLVSGGDQLYQRAKLESGNDLAITSGGAVTFEAVKDLHQESHEKSKGDLAWTSAKGKGNTDETLRQSELVAQGELAIKAVDGLKIDVRQVNQNTVSQTIDAMVQADPSLAWIKQMEQRGDVDWREVKELHDSFKYSNSGLGAGAQIVIAIIVTYFTMGAASGAIAAAGTGTSMAGATAAATATSAAGWANAAGSVVLAGMASNGAISTINNRGNLGAVVKDVTSSDAMRGYVVSGVTAGLTAGFYDDWTSTQTGTTTALPNSGAVTSASPLSTWQGVGQFTANQVLQNGTSAILTKALGGEASFGDALQSSLANAFAAYGFNMIGDVSKNRFADGGITKIGLHALMGGLAAEAAGGDFRTGALAAGVNEALVDSLAKQYASMPEDKRKSLLVMSSQLIGVLAASVDSDADGESLQTGAWVAGSSTQYNYLNHEENQERWAAKKKCQGGDSAACGRADALDALDKSRDLALTTACSANGAGATCRSLRREASEAARSLVVARFGPEAKEQAKQVEQNKELAAYSIEAELRSIKQVDSPIALAQTKRLAEQLAEFGSDFIPVYGDAKGFYEAEDPFDYAMASIGLIPGAGDAAQKVLGKAKKLYLEGKVAESADLVEELAKSLPSGAGPKNPLLGDSLPRSGDRLVVNQGPVPTCGHNSCGMVLDTMGHKVDIGNLIEKLPPGKDGIFPQDVANLMKSEGVNTAVYASRNVADLARYTANGTPVIVQVVDKAAGTGFSHFVVVDGITTRNGISVVAIRDPHGKQYFSPATTFEKNFSGYVVVPKDALK from the coding sequence ATGGATGTTCGCCAATTCGCCTTCCTGGCCCGCCAACCTTCTGCCGCCCTGAAGCGCCGGGACGCGTTCTTCGGCCTGCCCAAGCGCGGGCTGGCGTTGATACTTGCCAACGCATTGTTCTGGCAGCCGCTGCTGGCCCAGGCCGAGGGCATTGTGGTCAGTGCGCCGGGCACCACCGTGGGCGCGGCGGGCAATGGCGTGCCGGTGGTGAACATCGCCACCCCCAATGGCGCGGGCTTGTCCCATAACCAGTTCAAGGACTACAACGTCGGCCCCAACGGCGTGATCCTCAACAATGGCAACGGTGCCATGGTCAACACCCAACTGGGCGGGATCATTGTCGGCAACCCCAACCTCAAGGGCGGCGCGGCGAACGTCATCCTCAATGAAGTCAACGGCGGCAGCCCCAGCCAGTTGCGCGGCTACACCGAAGTGGCGGGGCAGTCGGCCAAGGTCATCGTGGCCAACCCGTACGGCGTGACGTGCAGCGGTTGCGGCTTTATCAACACCCCCAACGTCACCCTCACCACCGGTAAACCGGTGCTCGACGCAAGCGGCCAGTTGCAGCGCTATGAAGTGGACGGCGGCGCCGTGACCATCGACGGCCAGGGCTTGAACGCCAGCAACGTCGAACGCTTCGACATCATCACCCGCTCGGCCAAGATCAATGCACAAATCAACGCCCGCGAACTCAACGTGATCGCCGGGCGCAACGACGTCGATGCACAAAGCCTGAAAACCACCGCCCGCGCCGACGACGGCAGCGCCAAGCCGGAGCTGGCGATCGACTCCTCGGCCCTGGGCGGCATGTATGCCGGCGCGATCAAACTGGTAGGCACCGAAGCCGGTGTGGGCGTGAAACTCGACGGCACCCTGGCCGCCAGTGGTGGCGATATTCAGCTCGACGCCAATGGTCGCTTGAGCATGGCGCAAACGGTGGCGACCGGTAACGTCAACGTCACCGCGCAAAACATCGACCTCACCGACAAGGTCTACGCCAACGGCAATGTGCAGGTCACCAGCGCCCAGGCCCTGGTCAACCGCAAGAGCATCGCCGCCGGCCAGCGCATCGAGATCAACGCGGCCAGCGTGAACAACCCGGGCATCATCGAAGCCGGCGTCGCCGCCGACAACAGCCGCAACACCACCGGCGATCTGGTGGTGAACGCGCAAACCGTCACCACCAGCGGCAACCTGCTGGCCAGCCGCGCCCTGGCGATTACCGCCGCGCAAGCGCTGACCAACCAGGGCGCGATCATCCAGGCCAAGACCGTCGAGGTCAGCAGCGCCAAACTCACCAACCAGGGCGCCAGCGCTCGCCTGTTTGGCGAGCAGAGCCTGGCGATCAACTCGCCGGCCATCGTCAACCTCGGCGGCTTGATCCGCTTCGGCGAAGGCCAGGCCGCCACGCTCAACAGCGCATCGCTGGACAACCGCCAGGGCCGTATCGAAATGGCCGGCGGCAGCCTGGTGCTCACCAGTGCCGAATTGAACAACAGCGGCGGGCAAGTTATCGCCAACGACCTGACCGTCAACGCCGGCAGCCTGAACAACCAGAACGGCGTACTGGTGGCCAAAACCGCGACCGTCACTGCCAGCAACCTCGACAACAGCCTCAAGGGCTTGATCCAGGCCGACGGTGGCGCGCTCAACCTCGCCGTTTCCAACACCTTCAACAACAACCAGGGTTTCGCCCAGGCCAGCACCGATCTGAACGTTACTGCCGGTACCCTCAGCAGCAACGCAGGCGGCGTACTGAGCGCCGACACCGGCAAGCTCACCCTCACCGCCGCGCAACAGCTCAACAACGCCCAGGGCCGCTTGCAGGCCGGGCAGGGCGATATCGAACTGCACGCCGCGAACCTGGATAACCAGAGCGGCACAATCGTCGGCAAGCAACTGCTGCTCGACGTGGCTGGCGGCGATATCGACAACCGCGCCGGGCGCGTGTTGGGCGACCACCTCGACGTACGCGCCTCGGGCCTCGACAACCGCAACGCTGGCCTGCTGGCCGGTGGCGCCCAGGGCGTAAGCCTGCTGCTCAAGGGCCCGGGTCAGTTGCTCAACGCCCAGGGCCGCATCCAGAGCGAGGGCCTGCTGCAATTGCAAGGCGAGCGCTTCGACAACAGCGCCGGCATCCTGCTGGGCCAGACCGTCGACGTCACCGCACAGACCTTCAACAACAGCAACAAAGGCGCGCTGGTCAGCGATGGCGGTGACGTTGTGCTCAAGGTCAGCGACCTGCTCACCAACGTCGGTGGCCAGATCGACGCGGGCGAACGCAGCGTGCTGGTCAAGCAACTCACCACTCTCAACAACGACGGCGGCACCCTGCGCGGCAAGCGCCTGGACATCGCCGCCCAGCACCTGAACAACGACAACGGCCAACTGCTGGCCGGCGCCGAAGGCCTGAGCTACAGCGGCCAGGATGTGAGCAACCGCAAGGGCCTGATCCTCAGCGGCGGCGCCCTCACCGAGTTGAATACCACCCGCCTGGATAACCAGGGCGGCACCGTGCAGGGCGACAGCCTGAGCGTCACCGCCAACAGCGTCGACAACGCCAGCGGCGGCCTGATGGCAAGCCTGGTCGGCAACCTGCAACTGACCGTCGAAGTCCTGGCCAACCGTGGCGGCAAACTGTTCGGCAAAGAACAAGTGACCGTCAGCGGCGCCACCCTCGACAATAGCGCGGGCGGCCAGGTCAGCGGCAATCAGATCAACCTGACCTCACGCGACACGCTCACCAACCAGGGCGGTTTGGTCGAAGCTAACCAGGGCCTGACCCTCACTGGCGGCAACCTCGATAACAGCGCCAACGGCCAACTGCGTGCCCTGGGCGGCGCCAGCAGCCGCGTCAACCTCAGCGGTGCGTTGAACAACCAGAACGGCACCCTCGAATTCGGCAGCCAGGCCTTCAGCCTTGACGCGGCCAGCTTCAACAACCAGAACGGGATGCTGCAACACGCCGGCACCGGCCTGTTCCACCTCAACACCGCCAGCCTCTCCGGCAGCGAGGGCAATATCCAGGGCATGGGCAGCGCCGACTGGGCCTTCGGCAACGTCGATGGCCTGGGCCGTGTGCAACTCAACGACGTGCTCACCTACAAGAGCGACCAGGGGCTTGCCCTCAAGGCCGGCGACCGCATGGCCAGCGCCAAGGGCTTGATCCTCAACGTGGTCAGCCTGGACAACGGCGGCGAACTGCTCAGCGACGGTGACATCAGCATCACCACCGGCGATATCACCAACAGCGGCCGCGTCTCGGCCCTGCAAACACTCACCGTCGCCGCCAACAACCTCAGCCAGAACGGCGGCCGCCTGGCCGCAACCAATGCCCGCCTGACCCTGGGCGGCACCCTGGACAACCTCGGTTTCCTCACCGCCCGCCAGCAACTGGATATCGCCGCCGCGCAAATCAACAACCGCGGCACCCTCGGTGCCCAGGGCGCAGTGAACCTCACGGCGGTCAACGGCATCACCAACGCCGCCGACACGCTGCTGTTCAGCGGCGGCGACATGACCCTGCGCAGCAATGGCTTCAGCAACAGCTATGGCGATGTCTACAGCAAAGGCAACCTGAGTTTCGCCGCCCGCGATGGCGGGCGTGCCGTGCTGTTCAGCAACCGCTCCGGCACCGTGGAAAGCGAAGGCTCAATTGGCATCAATGCAGGCTTTATCGAAAACGCCAAAGACGAATTCGAACTCGGGCAGACACTGACCACCGGCAGCTTGAGCTGGATTTGTGGCCAGCACTGCGGCGAGAGCGACAACTGGGAACGTGGCGAGATCACCATCTACGAGACGTACCTTGAGGCGGCGACCAAGGACTCGGTAGCGGCGCGCCTGGTGGCTGGCAAAAACATGCTGCTGCAAGGCGACAATGTGCAGAACCGCTACAGCCTGATGGCCGCCAATGGCGACCTGAGCATCACTGCCGGTGACCTGCTCAATCAGGGCGCCGCCACGCGCACGGGCCAGCGCAAGCTTGTCATCGGCACCCCAGGTCACGTCTCCGACGATTTGTTTGAACGCATGCAATATGTCGACGTGCCCGCGTTCAATGCGGCCACGGCGGCCGGGAATTTCGACAAGGCGCGCTTCGAAGAACTCAAAAGCCGCTCACCCAATAGCCTGCCGTTCGCCTACGCAAGTGACGTCACCACCTGGACCAACAACAGCGGCCCCGGCTACGACGCCACCCTGCAAGCCGGCGGCACGGTCAACCTCAACGTCGCCCGCACCCTGCAAAACGGCACGCTGCACAACAACACCCTGGCCCAGTTGACCGGCACCCTCGGCGACGACCAGACCGGCATCCCCGTCGGCGGTATCAACATCAACCTGAGCAAACACGCCAACGACCCGAGCGCCCAGGCGCCCGGCAGCGTATTGCCCGTAGTCGGTGTGGCCCCCGGTGGCGGCTTCGTGCCCGTGGACTACACCGGCACCGCCTTCGCGCCGGTCGACCCCACCAGCTCGCCGACCTTCCAACTGCCCAAGGGCGAGTACGGCCTGTTCGTCAAAAACGCCGACCCCACCAGCCACTACCTGATCGAGACCAACCCCGAATTCACCTCGGCGTCGGGCTTCTTCAGCTCCGACTACATGCTCGGCAAACTCGGTTTCAATGCCGACAATGCCTGGCGCCGCCTCGGTGACGGCCAGTACGAAACCCGCCTGATCCGCGACGCCGTCCTCGCGCAAACCGGCCAACGCTTCCTCGCCGGCGGCCTGTACAGCGACGCCGACCAGTTCCGCTACCTGATGGACAACGGCCTTGCCAGCAAAGACGCGCTGCGCCTGAGCCTGGGCGTGGCCCTCACCGACCAGCAAGTCGGCGCCCTGACCCACGACATCGTGTGGATGGAAAACCGCGTCATCGACGGCCAGACCGTGCTCGTACCGGTGCTGTACCTGGCCCAGGCCGACTCGCGCAACGTGCGCGGCAACAGCCTTATCCAGGGCCGCGACCTCAACCTGGTCACCGGCGGCAACCTGATCAACGTCGGCACCCTGCGCGCCAGCAACAACCTCTCCGCCATCAGCAGCGGCAGTATCTACACCGGTGGCCTGGTCGAAGCCGGCAACAACCTCAACCTGCTGGCCCAGGACAGCATCCGCAACGCCATGGCCGGCGAAATCCGCGGCAAACAAGTCAGCCTTACGGCGCTCAAAGGCGACATCACCAACGAAACCACCGCCATCCAGGTGCGTGACGGCGCCGGTATGCGCACCCTCACCGACACCAGCGCCGGCACCATCGTCGCCCGCGAAAACCTCGCCATCGACGCCGGGCGCGACCTCACCAACCGAGGCGCACTCACCGCTGGCAACGACGCTAATTTAACCGCCGGCCGCGACCTCAACCTCATCGCCGCCAGCGACACCAGCGTCAAACACGAGACACGCGACGGCGGCGAGAAATCCAGCATCACCACCGACGTCAAAAACCTCGCCGCCAGCGTCACGGCGGGCGGCAACCTCAACATGCAGGCCGGCCAAGACGTCAACATCATTGGCAGCAATGCCACCGCCGGCAAAGACCTCACCATCGCTGCCGGCCGCGACCTCAACGTCGCCTCGGTCAGCGACATGCACAACGTCGAGGGCAAGGAAAAGGACGGCAAAAAACGCATCAAGACCTCGGACGACCAGACCACTCAAGTGGCGAGCGTGCTGACGGCGGGTGGGGATTTTGTCAGCCAGGCGGGGCGTGATACCACGATTGTGGCGAGCAGGATCAGCGCGGGGAATGAGGCTTATCTGTATAGCGGGGATAAGTTGAGTTTGTTGGCGGCGCAGAACAGCACCTACAGCCTTTACGACATGAAGGAGAAGGGGGGCTGGGGCGCGAAGAAGACCAAACGTGATGAGGTGACCCACGTCACGAATGTGGGGACTGAGATCAAGACTGGTGGTGATCTGTCGCTGGTCAGTGGCGGTGATCAGTTGTATCAGCGGGCCAAGCTTGAAAGTGGTAACGACCTGGCCATCACCAGTGGCGGTGCGGTGACGTTCGAGGCGGTCAAGGACCTGCATCAAGAGAGCCACGAGAAGAGCAAGGGTGACCTGGCGTGGACCAGCGCCAAGGGTAAGGGGAATACCGACGAGACATTGCGTCAGAGTGAGTTGGTGGCGCAGGGCGAGCTGGCGATCAAGGCCGTGGACGGCTTGAAGATTGATGTAAGGCAGGTTAACCAGAACACGGTAAGCCAGACCATCGACGCGATGGTCCAGGCGGACCCAAGCCTCGCCTGGATCAAGCAAATGGAGCAGCGTGGCGATGTTGACTGGCGCGAGGTCAAAGAGCTGCACGACAGCTTCAAATACAGTAATTCCGGCCTGGGCGCCGGCGCGCAAATTGTCATAGCGATCATTGTTACCTACTTCACGATGGGGGCAGCAAGCGGCGCAATTGCAGCTGCTGGGACGGGCACGTCGATGGCTGGTGCGACGGCTGCTGCCACTGCCACATCTGCCGCAGGCTGGGCCAATGCTGCGGGCAGCGTTGTGCTTGCCGGTATGGCGAGTAATGGTGCGATCAGCACGATCAATAATCGTGGCAATTTAGGCGCAGTGGTCAAGGACGTAACCTCCAGCGATGCGATGCGGGGCTATGTTGTCTCGGGTGTTACCGCGGGGCTGACCGCAGGGTTCTACGACGACTGGACCAGCACGCAGACAGGCACTACTACTGCGCTGCCTAACTCGGGCGCAGTGACATCTGCGAGCCCATTGAGTACCTGGCAAGGTGTTGGTCAATTTACTGCGAATCAGGTTCTGCAAAACGGCACATCGGCCATCCTGACTAAAGCGCTGGGAGGAGAAGCCAGCTTCGGGGATGCATTGCAAAGCAGCCTTGCCAATGCATTTGCTGCCTATGGCTTCAACATGATTGGTGATGTCTCCAAGAATCGGTTCGCCGACGGCGGTATCACCAAGATTGGACTGCATGCGTTGATGGGCGGGCTGGCAGCTGAAGCTGCTGGCGGCGATTTCCGTACTGGTGCGTTGGCAGCAGGTGTGAACGAAGCCCTGGTAGACAGCCTCGCCAAACAGTACGCCAGCATGCCGGAGGATAAGAGAAAGAGCTTGCTGGTGATGAGCTCGCAGTTGATTGGTGTGCTTGCGGCGTCGGTGGACAGTGATGCTGACGGTGAGAGTTTGCAAACTGGAGCATGGGTGGCGGGCAGTTCGACACAGTACAACTACCTCAACCATGAAGAAAACCAAGAGCGCTGGGCTGCCAAGAAGAAATGCCAGGGAGGAGATAGTGCTGCGTGTGGGCGTGCTGACGCTCTGGATGCTCTAGATAAAAGTCGAGATTTGGCGCTAACCACAGCCTGCAGTGCGAATGGTGCAGGTGCTACCTGTCGTTCTTTACGGCGAGAAGCTTCGGAGGCTGCTCGAAGCCTTGTGGTTGCGAGATTTGGCCCTGAGGCTAAAGAGCAGGCTAAGCAAGTTGAGCAGAATAAAGAGCTTGCGGCGTATTCCATTGAGGCGGAGCTTCGAAGCATTAAGCAAGTAGATAGCCCGATTGCGCTTGCTCAGACAAAGCGCCTGGCTGAGCAGCTCGCTGAATTTGGTTCAGACTTCATTCCGGTTTACGGCGATGCAAAGGGCTTCTATGAGGCTGAGGATCCGTTTGACTATGCCATGGCGAGTATTGGACTCATCCCGGGCGCCGGGGATGCGGCACAAAAAGTTTTAGGTAAGGCTAAAAAGCTGTATTTGGAAGGAAAGGTTGCTGAGTCTGCGGATTTGGTAGAAGAGCTAGCAAAGAGCTTACCTTCAGGAGCAGGTCCTAAAAATCCACTTCTTGGTGATTCGCTACCCCGAAGCGGTGATCGTTTAGTTGTGAATCAAGGGCCCGTACCTACATGTGGTCACAACTCATGTGGCATGGTTTTGGATACCATGGGACATAAAGTAGACATAGGAAATCTGATTGAAAAGCTTCCACCCGGAAAAGACGGGATTTTCCCTCAGGACGTTGCGAATTTGATGAAGTCTGAGGGCGTCAACACGGCAGTTTATGCAAGCCGTAACGTTGCTGATTTGGCAAGATACACAGCAAACGGAACGCCTGTTATTGTCCAAGTGGTGGATAAAGCAGCGGGTACCGGATTTTCCCATTTTGTTGTGGTCGACGGCATTACGACCAGAAATGGCATTTCTGTCGTAGCAATTCGTGATCCTCATGGTAAGCAGTATTTTAGCCCCGCGACTACTTTTGAAAAGAATTTTTCAGGTTATGTTGTTGTTCCAAAGGATGCTCTGAAATGA
- a CDS encoding imm11 family protein, which translates to MRYYLMRQDVTVCDRWVLGDVHHVDNWYFSDPAVNFTEPGTYTLDVRFDGKEVDYSLAGYASVPVLSERAKNSLAGLPEIDEIYQHVVFEPVKINNKVVCQSYFLMIIETQIDCVDEKRSRYKKFKVDDPVRPDMAGNYRAFYNLVVDPGRVGSSHIFRLKKYLSAIIVSEEVKRRLVAAGVVGVLFESVNGDQETVT; encoded by the coding sequence ATGAGATATTACTTAATGCGACAAGATGTAACTGTCTGCGATAGGTGGGTGCTCGGAGATGTACATCATGTAGATAACTGGTATTTCAGTGATCCTGCAGTTAATTTTACGGAGCCAGGCACATATACCCTCGATGTAAGGTTCGACGGTAAAGAAGTTGATTATTCCCTCGCTGGATACGCCAGTGTTCCTGTTTTAAGCGAGAGGGCAAAAAATTCGCTCGCCGGTTTGCCAGAGATAGACGAAATTTATCAGCATGTCGTTTTTGAGCCGGTTAAGATAAACAATAAAGTGGTTTGCCAGAGCTATTTTTTGATGATTATAGAAACGCAAATCGATTGCGTGGATGAAAAGCGCTCTCGCTATAAAAAGTTTAAGGTAGATGATCCTGTTAGGCCAGATATGGCCGGCAACTATCGTGCTTTCTACAATTTGGTGGTTGACCCGGGTAGGGTCGGATCAAGTCATATATTTAGACTTAAAAAATATTTGAGTGCGATCATAGTAAGTGAAGAAGTGAAACGGCGACTTGTGGCAGCTGGTGTTGTCGGCGTACTGTTTGAATCTGTTAATGGTGATCAAGAAACCGTTACCTAG
- the comJ gene encoding competence protein ComJ — MARFRESIYLSYSQFCVFLSSLDQPYNDWSDRSYAQGFAWRLGSVSFRALIDEGDHIISFFINEQVPAISADVVWAFKVPFSVIDRNIEVGSISSTVPLELPEGDYSLQVEFIRPSSSGVYEINVHLNLGDCDFEVLRADAEIDEQDEFDIDAVPAG; from the coding sequence ATGGCTAGGTTTAGAGAAAGTATATATTTGTCTTATTCGCAATTTTGCGTGTTTTTGAGTTCGCTTGATCAGCCGTATAATGATTGGAGTGATCGTAGTTATGCGCAAGGATTTGCGTGGAGGTTAGGGAGTGTCTCTTTTAGAGCTTTGATTGACGAAGGGGATCATATAATTAGCTTTTTCATTAACGAACAAGTGCCCGCTATAAGCGCAGACGTGGTTTGGGCCTTTAAAGTTCCCTTCTCGGTAATAGATAGAAATATTGAGGTTGGTAGTATTTCGAGTACGGTTCCTCTAGAACTGCCTGAAGGAGATTATTCTCTTCAGGTCGAATTTATAAGACCCTCCTCAAGTGGAGTGTATGAAATAAATGTCCATTTGAATTTAGGGGACTGCGATTTTGAGGTGTTGAGAGCAGACGCCGAAATTGACGAGCAAGATGAGTTTGATATCGATGCGGTTCCTGCGGGATAA
- a CDS encoding SMI1/KNR4 family protein has translation MDIKTFLKSKKEEHLLDGLAAVDDVSLNAIKVGQKNAPDDYLEFLQEFGSGEIETAGFMLYNGLLEASDIFDDETAAQFESVMIFGDDMQGRCVGFDKNDKWAVVKIDSADMSVKKLCETFSLFVYSLLR, from the coding sequence GTGGATATTAAAACTTTTTTGAAGAGTAAGAAAGAAGAGCATTTGCTTGATGGCTTGGCTGCTGTAGATGATGTCAGTCTTAATGCAATAAAGGTAGGGCAGAAAAATGCTCCTGATGATTACTTGGAGTTTTTGCAGGAGTTCGGAAGTGGGGAAATTGAAACAGCCGGATTTATGCTTTATAACGGCCTCCTAGAGGCAAGTGATATTTTTGATGATGAGACTGCGGCGCAATTCGAAAGTGTTATGATTTTTGGTGATGATATGCAGGGGCGATGCGTCGGTTTTGATAAAAATGATAAATGGGCTGTAGTGAAAATAGACTCTGCAGATATGAGTGTTAAGAAGTTATGTGAAACATTTTCTTTGTTTGTTTATAGTTTGTTGAGGTGA